In Pseudomonadaceae bacterium SI-3, the sequence AGTCGTTGCGCGTCGTCCGGCAACGACGGACCCACACCAACCCTGGCTCGCTAGCATAGGTAGCGAGCAATTAAGTTTGACTGCCGCAATGAACCGGTGTCGTTACCGGTCAACCTCCACATCAGGGAAGGCTTTTTCAGCCGTCGAAGAGACGGCCTCGACAGGACGGGAAGACAACTCCGAAGGTTTAGTTTGTTCAGAGCGAATACCTAACGCGACCAGCAATGTCTCGCTCATTTCCATGAATGAATAGCCATCGGCCCATATTTCGGTTTTGCCGTTCAGTCTGTTATCCATGCTTTCCATATCCCAGGCTGCGCGCCCACTCAGCCGTGCGTTCGAATTGTTTTCTACGCCTGTTGGCGACACGGAACTGCAGCATCCTGCGTGCCAACATTGAAAAGAAGTTTTTTTCTTATATATCAATCGCTTACGGAACCAATAAGTTCCAGAAAATGTTGCAAGATGCACGATTCGCAATCTGCACCCTTGCGATGTGCATGTCTGCCCGTCTGTGCTGCAGATCACAAAATGGAGTCAGGATAATGACCAGACCACGGCCCGTGTCTTCGCCAGCGGTACACGACCAGGTCCGGCCTTTCGGCATAATTGGTAGCCCGCCCCTGAGCACGTGCCATGCAGATCGATGAAGAACTCACGCTGAAAAAGCTGGAGGTGTTTCTGGCCTTCATGCGCAGCGGCAATCTGAGCAAAGCGGCCGCCGAGCTGAACACCAGCAATGTCAGCGTGCACCGCGCCATCCACTCATTGGAGAGCGCCCTGCGCTGCCCGCTGTTCAAGCACGAGGGGCGCAACCTGATCCCATTGGAGAGCGCCTACGTACTGGAAGAACGCGCGCAGAAGCTGGTTCAGGACGTGCTTGAGACGGTGCGCCAGACCCGGGAGGCGGCGGGGTTCTCGGCCGAGCGGTTCAAGCTCGGCGCGCTGTATTCGTTGACGGTGAAAACCGTGCCGCAGCTGATCATGGGGCTGAAGCTGCGCCGTAGCGAACTCAACATCGACCTGATCCTCGGCTCCAACGTGGACCTTTTCTACAAACTGAAGAACATGGAGCTGGACGCGATCCTTGTGTCGCTCAACGACAGCGTCAGCCATGACCCGGACTGTGCACAGCTGCCCCTGTTTGCCGACGACATCTTCCTCGCCGCGCCGGCTGATTCGCCGTTCGCGCAACAGGCGGAAGTCGACTTGAGCGATCTGCGCGACGCCACCTTCATTACGCTTTCACAAGGCTTCGCCACCCATCAGGACGGCAATCGGGTATTCCAGCAGGCAGGCTTCGAGCCCAAGGTGGCGATGCAGGTCAATGACATTTTCACCTTGATGAGCATGGTCAATTCGGGGGTGGGCTATGCGCTATTGCCCGGTCGGGTGGGGATGGTCTACGAGGCGCGGGTCAAGCTGGTGCCGTTGCAGGCGCGGTATCACCTGCAACAGCACATCGGCGTGGTGTTTCTGAAGGCCAAGGAACGCGATCCCAACCTGCTCGCGCTCCTGGCCGAATGCCGCATGTACAGCCTCAAGAATCCAAGCTGAAACACGGGAGGATGGAAAATGGCAACGCCTTTTCCACCTCCACGTCTATCAGCCCAGCAGTCCGCGCATGATGAAGAACAGCAGCGACGGGCCAAGCAGGCAGCCGAGTGCGGTATAGAACGCCGCGGTGAGGCAACCGTAGGGCACCAGCTTGGCGTCGGTCGCCGCCAGTCCACCGGCGACGCCACTGGACGTGCCGATCAAGCCGCCGAAGATCACCGCCGCGCGCGGGTTGTTCAAACCGATCATCGGTGCGAAGAACGGCGTCGCGATCATCACCAGAATCGCCTTGACCAGGCCCGCCGCGATGGACAGCGCCATCACCTCCGAGCTGGCGCCAATCGCCGCGCCGGTTACCGGGCCGACGATGTACGTCACTGCGCCGGTGCCGATGGTGGTCAGACTGACCGCATCGGTGTAGCCGAACGCCATGGCCACCGAGACGCCCGCAATAAACGACGAGAACACGCCGACGAACAATGCCAGCACGCCCACCATCCCGGCGCGCTTGAGTTCCTCGACGCTGACGCCGAAGCCAGTGGCGACAATTGCGAAGTCCCGCAGCATCGAGCCGCCCAGCAAGCCAATGCCGGAGAACAGCGCGATATCAACCAGGCCTTTCTGTCCGCCGGTCATCACGCCGCCGATGTAGGACAGCAACAGACCGATGAGGATGGCCACCGCCGAGCCGTGCAGACGACCCTTGGTGAGTTTGTCCGACAGCCAGTAGGAGAACCACATGGTGGCGCCGATGATGGCGAAGCCGCTGATCAGACCGTAGCCGGAGACGACCTTGAGTAGAGATTCGTACATGGCTTAGCCCTCGTTGGTCAGTGGTTTGGCTTCATCGGCTTCAAGCTTTTTTCGGCCGATCCGGTCGAGCACCGGTACCAGGGCAAAGGCGATGGCCACCGCGGCGACGCCGGCGAGGATGGCCATCGGGCCACCGCTGAGGGCGCCATACACGTTCTGCTGCGCCGCCATGGCGACCACGATCGGGATGTAGACGGCGCTCCAGAACTTGACGCCCTGCTCCGAATCCATCGTGAACAGGCCACGCGACTTGAGATAGCTGCCAAGCAGAATCAGTAGCACCATGGCGATACCGACGCCGCCGACGTTGGCAGGGACGCCAATCAGTTTGCCCAACAGTTCACCGACGAAGATGCCTGTCAGGGTGCACAAGGCCAGGAAGGCCACACCGAAGATAATCATTGTTATTGTCCTTTTGGGTTGCGCTCAGGCCCGGTGCTACCGGCTCCGATGCGCGTGTGTTGTCGAGGTCGTTGTTTTTATCCATCGAACAGTGGCGAGTACGGCTCGCTCGCTCTGAATGCACGCGATCTATCGGCTCTGGCTGCCCTCCTGACGCAGCAAGGCGTCCAGTGTGTCCAACCGGGCGCCGTCAAAGGCGATCAGCGTACCTTGTTCAAAAACCCGCCGCGCCAGGCCGGTCAGTACCGAGCCGGGGGGCAATTCGATATGCAAACGCACGCCGCGTTCGTAGGCGGTGCGCAGGGTGCCGTGCCAGTCGACGACGCGGCACATGTTGAAAGCCAGGTCGTCTCGCAGACGCTCAGCATCGAATACCGGGCGTGCTGACGAGCCGCTCAGATAGCGAATCCGCGGGGCACGCAGCTCGACGGCAGCAAAGGCTTCGGCAAGCTGCCGCGCCGGCTCCGCCAGAAGCGCGCAATGCGAGGGCACGCTCATCGCCAGGCGCCGCGCGCAGGAAGCACCAAGAGCCCTGGCGCGCACGGCCAACGCAGCCATGGCCGCATCGCTACCGGCAATCACGAGCTGGTTGTCGGCATTGATATTGGCCAGGTACACAGGTTCCTCGGCCTCGGCCAGCAGGCCTTCAACTGCAGTCAGTGACAGGCCGAGGATGGCCGTCATGCCGTAGCCTTGCGGGTAGGCCTGCTGCATCAGCTCACCGCGCAGCGCGACCAGCCGCACGGCGTCCCGATAGTCCAGCGAGCCGGCCACCACGGCTGCGGCGTAGGCGCCGATCGACAGACCTGCGACGTAGTCGGGCGCCTGGCCGCCCCGCATCAATAATCGAGCACCGGCAACACCGGCAATCAGCAGGCACAGCTGCACGGAACGGGTCGAAGCCAGAGCCGCTTCGCTGTCCAGCGTCAGCGCATCTTCGCCAAGCACATCGCTGGCCTGCTGCAGACAGTCCAGTACCTCCGGCTCCTGCGGTAGGCGATGCAACATGCCAGGCTTCTGCGCACCCTGGCCAGGAAAGGCGAACAGGCTGCTCATGCGGCCAGCTCCTCAGGGGCCCACGGATCGCGTACAAGCCGCGCGCCGGTAGCGCACTTGACCAACACTCGGGGCGAGTGACCGGCCCATTCGCGCAAGGCAATCGCACCGGCGGGGGTTTCCAGCTGCATATCGACGCGGCAAGGCGCCTCGTCTAACAAGCGCTGGAGTTCCCGCGCTCTGGGGCGTGAGAGCGCCAGGGGCGTGCGCAGCAAGAGATCGAGGTCGCTGTCGGCATGGGCCGTCGGCAGCCCGGTCGCCAGTTGGTAGCCGACCGAACCCGTGACACCCCAGCACAGACCGAGCACATCGAGCGCTGGCTTCAGCTCAGCCAGCGCACACAGCGCCGGTAGTTCGGTAATGGGCAGCCGCTCGACAAGCTGCTCCGGACGCACGCGCCTCAGCACCGCGCTCGCCACCATCACCGAGGCGTAGCGCTCTTCACGGCGGCTGCCGCGTAGGCCCACCGCAATCTGACCGCTTGCCACCACGGCCCGGCGGACCACGACCGGCTGGCCGGCATCGACCACCTGACGCGCCCAATCGGGCGCATCTGCGGGCAACTGCGCTGGGGTCATGCCCCAGAGCAGGTCATGGGGGCGTGTCATGTCATGCATCTACAGCCTCCTCGTGATTGTTGTTGTCGAGTGCTGAGTTCGTTTGGCGAGTGGCGCCCGCTACGTTTTGCCTACCACTGCTCACGCAGCAGGTCGCGCACACGCGACGAGGCCTCACGGTTCGGCGCGCCGAGACGACCGCGCAGGTCAGTGCTGTTGCCGATGTCTGCGACGGCCTGCTGTAGGCGGTCACGCACCTGCTGCAGATCACCGGCTGACGGCTGCTCGATGCTGTCCACCGAGAGGGTTTCCCAGAGCAAACCGAGGGTCGCGTAGTTGTCGATGTCATAGGCCATCGGCGGCACCGATTCGGCCAGGGCTTCCAGCTCCTCGACGCTGCGCAGGGTGATACGCGCCGCGGCGGCCTTGCCCATGGCATGCACCATCACGCCCGGATCGCGCAGGGCGATGATCCGCTGGGCCTGATAACCGTGGGCCAGAAAGGCTCCGGACATCGCCTTGCCCACCAGCAACGAGACCACCGGATGCCCAGCCAGGCGCGCCCGGGCATAACCGTCCACCGCACCGGCCAGCGCCTGATGGATGCCCAGCGCCTCCTCGCGACGGCCATAGGCCTGGCTCGGCACGTCGACGATGGCGACCACCACGCGCTTGTCCGCCTTGTCGCGGTCCGCCTCGATTACCTCGTCCAGCGCCTGACCCAGCGCCCAGCCTTCCAACAGGCCGACCTCGCCGTTGCGCGCGCGCGGGAAGGGATTCTCGGGATCCGGCACCACGGCGATATAGCGGGCGGTACGGTCAGCGAGGGTGCCATCGACCACCTTTACCGAGGCCGGGTAGCCCGCCAGTGCCTGACCGCCGGCCAAGGCTTGCAACCAGTTCAGTCCACGGCTCATTGGGCATCTCCTTCGTAGAGGGCACGCACGGCGGCAGCATCGAGCTGCGTGCGGGTATCAACGTCGGCCAGGCGCTGCAGAAACCAGGCATGGCGACGGCTACGTGGTTGAACGGGTCTGCCCAGGGCAAACAGCTCGTGCAGCTGCTCGCGAATGGCGTCGGTGTCGTCAGCGACGTAGGCATCCACCAAGCCGCTGGCATAGCG encodes:
- the mdcH gene encoding malonate decarboxylase subunit epsilon — protein: MSSLFAFPGQGAQKPGMLHRLPQEPEVLDCLQQASDVLGEDALTLDSEAALASTRSVQLCLLIAGVAGARLLMRGGQAPDYVAGLSIGAYAAAVVAGSLDYRDAVRLVALRGELMQQAYPQGYGMTAILGLSLTAVEGLLAEAEEPVYLANINADNQLVIAGSDAAMAALAVRARALGASCARRLAMSVPSHCALLAEPARQLAEAFAAVELRAPRIRYLSGSSARPVFDAERLRDDLAFNMCRVVDWHGTLRTAYERGVRLHIELPPGSVLTGLARRVFEQGTLIAFDGARLDTLDALLRQEGSQSR
- the mdcE gene encoding biotin-independent malonate decarboxylase subunit gamma gives rise to the protein MSRGLNWLQALAGGQALAGYPASVKVVDGTLADRTARYIAVVPDPENPFPRARNGEVGLLEGWALGQALDEVIEADRDKADKRVVVAIVDVPSQAYGRREEALGIHQALAGAVDGYARARLAGHPVVSLLVGKAMSGAFLAHGYQAQRIIALRDPGVMVHAMGKAAAARITLRSVEELEALAESVPPMAYDIDNYATLGLLWETLSVDSIEQPSAGDLQQVRDRLQQAVADIGNSTDLRGRLGAPNREASSRVRDLLREQW
- a CDS encoding phosphoribosyl-dephospho-CoA transferase yields the protein MHDMTRPHDLLWGMTPAQLPADAPDWARQVVDAGQPVVVRRAVVASGQIAVGLRGSRREERYASVMVASAVLRRVRPEQLVERLPITELPALCALAELKPALDVLGLCWGVTGSVGYQLATGLPTAHADSDLDLLLRTPLALSRPRARELQRLLDEAPCRVDMQLETPAGAIALREWAGHSPRVLVKCATGARLVRDPWAPEELAA
- the madM gene encoding malonate transporter subunit MadM, which gives rise to MYESLLKVVSGYGLISGFAIIGATMWFSYWLSDKLTKGRLHGSAVAILIGLLLSYIGGVMTGGQKGLVDIALFSGIGLLGGSMLRDFAIVATGFGVSVEELKRAGMVGVLALFVGVFSSFIAGVSVAMAFGYTDAVSLTTIGTGAVTYIVGPVTGAAIGASSEVMALSIAAGLVKAILVMIATPFFAPMIGLNNPRAAVIFGGLIGTSSGVAGGLAATDAKLVPYGCLTAAFYTALGCLLGPSLLFFIMRGLLG
- a CDS encoding LysR family transcriptional regulator produces the protein MQIDEELTLKKLEVFLAFMRSGNLSKAAAELNTSNVSVHRAIHSLESALRCPLFKHEGRNLIPLESAYVLEERAQKLVQDVLETVRQTREAAGFSAERFKLGALYSLTVKTVPQLIMGLKLRRSELNIDLILGSNVDLFYKLKNMELDAILVSLNDSVSHDPDCAQLPLFADDIFLAAPADSPFAQQAEVDLSDLRDATFITLSQGFATHQDGNRVFQQAGFEPKVAMQVNDIFTLMSMVNSGVGYALLPGRVGMVYEARVKLVPLQARYHLQQHIGVVFLKAKERDPNLLALLAECRMYSLKNPS
- the madL gene encoding malonate transporter subunit MadL; its protein translation is MIIFGVAFLALCTLTGIFVGELLGKLIGVPANVGGVGIAMVLLILLGSYLKSRGLFTMDSEQGVKFWSAVYIPIVVAMAAQQNVYGALSGGPMAILAGVAAVAIAFALVPVLDRIGRKKLEADEAKPLTNEG